Genomic segment of Arachis stenosperma cultivar V10309 chromosome 4, arast.V10309.gnm1.PFL2, whole genome shotgun sequence:
TAACCTACGTATGCGTTGATTATATTGTTGACTGATGAATATTAATTTGAATCAGTTGTTAATAAATTGGAAACGTGGTCTAAGGTTCTTGAACACACAGCGTATGATACAACAACTTAACTTGTAATATTCTCTGCCTCCAGACTTCCGGTCATGATGTTGAAAGGTGAAGTTTATATGGTGGTGATGATGGTGCAGGTGGTCCAGCTACTTGCATGGACGACCAATCCGGTGGTGGTGCCAAGTGTCACATGCATTGAGAGTGAAAGGCAAGCTCTGCTTTCTCTGAAACGTGGCTTCAATGTCACTGATGATTATTGGCTGTCTTCATGGGGAGATGAGGACCACCAGAAGGAGTGTTGTAACTGGGAAGGCATCAAGTGCAGCAACGTAACTGGCCATGTTATCATGCTTGATCTTCGCGCCAGGGGTTATCGTCAATATCGTGTGCTTCAATCCATAAGCCCGTCACTGGGTGAGTTACATCATTTGACTTATTTGGACCTTAGTCGTAATCATTTTACTCACACCCCACCCATCCCTTCTTTCATTGGCTCTTTAACCTTTTTGACATACCTCGATCTCTCTTCTTGTTTTTTTGGTGGAAATATACCTCCTAATTTGGGAAATTTACTCTTTTTAGAGTATCTTAATCTTGGAGGGAATTCTTTTGATAACCCGCAACAAATTCCTTCTCAGTTCTCAAATCTCTCCCATTTAGTGTATCTTGATCTTACTTCCAATAATCTGGTTGAATTCCCCCTTCAAGTCACAAATATGTCATCCTTAAGATATCTTAGTCTTAGTCATAATTATCTCAAGGGAACAATACCTGTTCAGCTTGGAAATCTCTTATCCTTGGAATATCTTGATCTAAGTGCAAATGAATTCACCGGAACCATTCCTCATCAGTTCCGAAATCTTTCCCGTTTACAGTATCTTGACCTCGGTCCTTATTTTTTTGATGAAATCCGGGAAAAAACCATGTCATTAAGTTCTGATTTGCAGTGGCTATCTGAACTTTCAACCTTGACGTATCTTTCGCTTCCTTGGGTGAATCTCAGTAGTGCCAGCAGTTGGCAACAACAAGTGAGTAGCCTTTCTCATCTTCAATATTTGGACTTGAATGGTTGCAATCTTGTTGATTCCATGACCACTTCATCACTTGCATCCACTTCCCTGTTATATGTGGATATCTCTAACAATTCTCTAAGGGATGCATCCTTGATATTCCCATGGTTAATGAATTCCACTGGTAGCCTTGTTACTCTCAGAATGAATGATAATGGTTTAACAGGAACCATTCCAGAAACATTCGGGGACAAGTTGAGCTCCCTTGAGGTGTTAAATCTTACAGAT
This window contains:
- the LOC130973732 gene encoding receptor-like protein EIX2 isoform X2, whose product is MMLKGEVYMVVMMVQVVQLLAWTTNPVVVPSVTCIESERQALLSLKRGFNVTDDYWLSSWGDEDHQKECCNWEGIKCSNVTGHVIMLDLRARGYRQYRVLQSISPSLGELHHLTYLDLSRNHFTHTPPIPSFIGSLTFLTYLDLSSCFFGGNIPPNLGNLLFLEYLNLGGNSFDNPQQIPSQFSNLSHLVYLDLTSNNLVEFPLQVTNMSSLRYLSLSHNYLKGTIPVQLGNLLSLEYLDLSANEFTGTIPHQFRNLSRLQYLDLGPYFFDEIREKTMSLSSDLQWLSELSTLTYLSLPWVNLSSASSWQQQVSSLSHLQYLDLNGCNLVDSMTTSSLASTSLLYVDISNNSLRDASLIFPWLMNSTGSLVTLRMNDNGLTGTIPETFGDKLSSLEVLNLTDNELKGQIPVSLFHICNLTKLDISENRFTGMVPDLSQLSSLEVLRLHNNRLSGTMHEGIGQLSNLRRIPTWIGDNIPKLLILSLHSNKFHGNIPTSMCNLHELRVLDLSLNILSGSIPKCISNLSAMATLANSNATIIDDYHYEFFNVYDRTGPIKQRYGIYNDSASLIWKGKMSKYGSTLGLLRSIDFSSNRLTGEIPSEMMNLIGLVSLNLSRNLFSGHIPLTVGQLKSIDFLDLSRNHLSGTIPSQLAQIDRLSVLDLSYNDLSGEIPLGTQLQTRDASAYAGNPKLCGAPLNNTCPIHGHQTSEHDADADGDDEQFVTEGFYIAMAVGFVMAFWGVCFSLILKKSWRYAYFKLMSDVYDKLYVFVAIKVAKLKRIISQV